In Vicia villosa cultivar HV-30 ecotype Madison, WI unplaced genomic scaffold, Vvil1.0 ctg.001062F_1_1, whole genome shotgun sequence, one DNA window encodes the following:
- the LOC131632998 gene encoding uncharacterized protein LOC131632998: protein MVELWGVLEWMNLAKSLGLRKVEVNVDSMHVVSAMKSRKSNNVKSMAMIRKIGELMDEFDRCSISHAFRETIVRADALANDVVLFKQDCFYRAIPDFLKPLVAADIAGLASSGAVSL from the coding sequence ATGGTAGAACTTTGGGGAGTTTTGGAATGGATGAATCTTGCTAAATCCCTAGGTTTGAGAAAGGTTGAGGTTAACgttgactctatgcatgtggtttCAGCCATGAAGTCAAGAAAGTCAAATAACGTTAAGAGCATGGCAATGATTAGAAAAATTGGTGAGTTAATGGACGAGTTTGACAGGTGTAGTATCTCCCATGCGTTTAGAGAAACAATTGTGCGCGCAGATGCTCTTGctaatgatgttgttttgttcAAGCAGGATTGTTTCTATAGAGCTATTCCTGATTTTTTGAAGCCTCTTGTGGCAGCTGATATAGCTGGTTTAGCATCTTCGGGTGCGGTTTCTTTGTAG